Within the Vanacampus margaritifer isolate UIUO_Vmar chromosome 8, RoL_Vmar_1.0, whole genome shotgun sequence genome, the region GCGGACCGACTGCGTGGACCTGTTCTACCTGCACGCCCCCGATCACCTCAATCCAATCGTGGATACCCTGCGGGCTTGCGACGAGCTCCACAAAGAGGcaaggaaacacatttttgttcggTAAAGAATTATTACGATTATTATCTGTGCGCcttatgttttgtttcaaaatgtctCCCGCAGGGGAAATTCAAGGAGTTTGGACTGTCCAACTATGCATCATGGGAAGTGGCTGAAATCGTTTGCCTGTGCAGACAGAATAACTGGATTGTGCCCACAGTTTATCAGgtaattcaatttgttttgtacatAAGCTGATGTACATATTCCACTTAAATATGGTTCTCAAATGTATCTAAATCagttagtgagcacttctcctttgccgagtaTCTGGGGGTGGACTGTACTGACTTTTATTTGGCCACCAGATGGTGCCAAATGTTCCACCTTTTACCATTTTGTGCAAGGAGCCTTGCTACCAAAATGGTGTCCcctttgggtttttttttggggggggggggtaatttgtTGGATGTTAAAAGGTCCACATATGTTAAActacttttttaaataagtgttCAAGTTCAAATAAACTAAATCCTCCAGGGGATGTACAACGCCACCACAAGACGGGTCGAGACAGAGTTGCTGCCATGTTTGAGGTACTTTGGGATGAAGTTCTACGCGTACAACCCTCTCGCAGGTACAATACCTATGTTTAACTTGtgtatatttattaggggtgtgcaaaaaaatctattctcatttagtacaattcagaatcaattttaaatgtcccaaaatcgattttatttaaattattttatattttcttgcctttatttggagagctgttcatgttgtattcgatttggccacttaggggcagtgtggttccacgcggtctaatgcACTtgaattgtagccacattagagagtagaagaaaaaagtcacgatcaagttattccaataaaagttgttttgcggtgtggagctgttcttttgagtgataaaagtgctgcgagtagtgtgctaattagcattagcgagtcagactgaaatagatcattacaattccttgcacatctatagattgaagcaaaaagcattgtcaattaaaaatcgttcttaatcgaaaattgattctgaatcaaatcgcaggcccaaaaatcagaatctaatcaaattgtgagacattcaaagatccCTACCCCTAAAATTTACTGTGTTTTTCTCCGAAATGACTTGGGAAGACATAATGGCGCtaatgtttgtattatttatgcTAGGTGGCCTTCTGACTGGGAAGTATCACTATGAAGACAAAGACGCATCTCAGCCCGCAGGGAGATTCTTTGGGAACAACTGGGCTGAAGCATACAGGGACAGGTGAATTTCTATTTCAACGTGGCCCAAACTTAACGTGTTCTGTTGTGTCAATAATGACCTTTTGTCAGTTTAAAAGGAAAAACTTGGTTCTCGAACTAAGAATAACTTGACTTTCTGTTGTCCTCCATTTTGTGTGCAGGTACTGGAAGCAGAGTCACTTCCAAGCCATAGAAGTGGTCCAAAAGGCCTTGGAGGAGGCATACGGCCCGACGCCGCCCACCCTGTTGTCGGCCGCCATGCGCTGGATGTACCACCACTCCCAGCTCAAGGTGCCACAGACGCCGACTCGGATCAAAAATAACGGAGGATGGCGTAGTTGTAACGCGTCTTGCTTGTTTGAAGGGCGACCTCGGCGACGGCGTCATCATCGGCATGTCCACGGTGGAGCAGCTCAGACAGAATCTGGCCGCCGCGGAGGAAGGTCCGCTGGATGAGAGGGTGGTGAAGGCCTTCGGGGACGCTTGGAACCTGGTCACTCACGAGTGTCCCAGTTATTTCCGATAAGATGACGCACAGTGAAAACTTAGGGATGTTGGGCTTTTGAGTGAAATTTTTAGGATGGACCGAAAACGCACGAGGCTTTAAGTTAACAGGTGAATTACATTTGACTTGTAAATGCTTGAATGCACACGTTCAACTGTTCATTATTTCATAAACATTTCCATGGACGTCCACATCTCTGCCTCTTCCGGTTAATTGTTTTCAGCAGGTTGCAACAGACAGAATGGAATTCATTCAAAAGTTTAGAAAGGGTTAAATTAGGTTTACTTGTACAGAAATATCACCCAatgcccaacttttttttgataaatgtaGAATGGCCTTCGGAGGACTTTATAAAggttcccccctcccccttctaCTCTAatcaaacctaatttgaatttgCACACCTTCTGTTATCCTCCCTTCCCCCTctaattatttttgtaagatGAAGTATGTACAGATGTACAGCACACACAAAGTTTACTTTTCTAAAACAGATCACACTTCAATGTAAATAACTTGGTTGTAGTTGGCTCTCCAAACAAGTtcttttgagcatttttttcccagtccaGAGCTAAAGAGTCAAGTAGGAAGATGAGAgtaaatgttttgggaatgggaaatatttttttttctccatatgaTTTCAAGATCCTGATgcgaattttaaaaataaaaacacgatgaaaaaatgacaacaaaaaacctACAGTCTTCTTTCACTCTCCATCCTCGTTTTCATCATCTTCTTTGTCATCCTCTTCGTCGTCCTGCATCGGCTCTTCGTCGTCCTCCAAGATCTCAAACGCACCCGTTTCAGAGCACCACATGCATTTGATTGTCACTCGGAACTGCGCCATCTCGAGGCCCAACAATTTCTGtcaaaattttttaatgaaataaaataaatgttattattataattaatgagTACCAGACATCTAGTAGGGGTAAGGAACTTACTCTGTTTGGATACATGC harbors:
- the akr7a3 gene encoding aflatoxin B1 aldehyde reductase member 3 produces the protein MQCVITARLPSLSNLHLCGKLSVKFAPWRNMSTTRPVTLLGTMAFGGRADAEQSLEMAKTFLDRGHKQIDTAFMYMDGKSEAIMGGMNLPKTVSIATKANPWDGKTLKAESVRSQLETSLQRLRTDCVDLFYLHAPDHLNPIVDTLRACDELHKEGKFKEFGLSNYASWEVAEIVCLCRQNNWIVPTVYQGMYNATTRRVETELLPCLRYFGMKFYAYNPLAGGLLTGKYHYEDKDASQPAGRFFGNNWAEAYRDRYWKQSHFQAIEVVQKALEEAYGPTPPTLLSAAMRWMYHHSQLKGDLGDGVIIGMSTVEQLRQNLAAAEEGPLDERVVKAFGDAWNLVTHECPSYFR